One Halorubrum sp. BV1 genomic region harbors:
- a CDS encoding OsmC family protein produces MSKQVTTVSEDGYASTTEVRDFSVDIDPGGESAPDTLESLLASYGACYVPALRVGAKQRDVGELGKVELSITGELNDDDKLASIHFDIAVENDVSEADGEEAIDRAFDLCKVHDALKGDLHAETTFEGDAF; encoded by the coding sequence ATGAGCAAACAAGTCACCACAGTCTCAGAGGACGGCTACGCTTCCACGACCGAGGTCCGCGATTTCTCCGTCGACATCGACCCCGGCGGCGAGTCCGCACCCGACACGCTGGAGTCCCTGCTCGCTTCCTACGGCGCCTGCTACGTGCCGGCGCTGCGCGTCGGCGCGAAGCAGCGCGACGTGGGCGAACTCGGAAAGGTCGAACTCTCGATCACGGGCGAACTCAACGACGACGACAAACTCGCCAGCATCCACTTCGACATCGCCGTCGAGAACGACGTGAGCGAGGCCGACGGCGAAGAGGCGATCGACCGCGCGTTCGACCTCTGTAAGGTCCACGACGCGCTCAAGGGCGATCTCCACGCTGAGACGACGTTCGAAGGCGACGCTTTCTGA